A window of Gudongella oleilytica genomic DNA:
ATTTCTATCCATGGGGTACCTGTCCTGGTTCACAAATGGCATGACTGCAGGAAGAGGCTATATAGGACTTGCCGCTAATGCAATGGGTGGCAGTACTCCCATCGGAGGGCTGATAGTTTCCCTTATATTTGGAATTGCAGACGCCATGGCCAACGTGTTCCAGACCGGAGCCAGCCTCCCGTATGAGCTGGTGCAGATGATCCCATATATAACTACAATAGCAGGTCTTGCAGTATACAGCCTTAACAGGAAGAAGAGACAGGAAAGGATCATTAATAAATAGGGGGAAGGTATGGAAAAGAGAGATATAATCATAGACTGTGATCCGGGGCATGACGATGTAATGGCACTATTGCTTGCACTTGCCAATCAGGATGAGCTTAATATCCTCGGGGTAACAACAGTGGCAGGCAATCAGACACTTGAAAAGGTAACATATAATTTAAGGAGACTATACGCTTACCTGGGGATGAGGACCCCAGCTGCAAGCGGGGCTTCAAAACCAATAATCAGGAAGCTCCAGCTCGGTGATGATGTGCACGGAGTGACAGGATTGGACGGCTGGGAGTTTCCGGAGCCTGATTTTCAGTTGGATTCCACAAATGCTGTGACCTTTATGAGGGATAAGATAATGGCTGCTAAGGGCAAGGTGACTCTTGTGCCTGTGGGTCCTTTGACCAATATTGGGCTTCTTTTATCCGTATTTCCTGAGGTAAAGGATAAGATAGAGCTGATTTCACTTATGGGAGGATCCATTTATGCCGGGAACAGGACACCTCATGCTGAATTCAACATATTTGTAGATCCTGAGGCTGCCAAGGTCGTCTTTGATTCGGGGATACCCATAGTGATGAGCGGTCTGGAGGTGACCCATGAGGCAGCAATAACCGATTCCGAGATCCAGGAGCTAAGGGAAAGTGACGGGAGAGTTTCAAAAATGTGTGGTGAGCTTCTGTACTTTTATACCAGATATCACAGCAGGGAGGGATATAGCTCTTACCCGCTTCATGACGTTTGCAGCGTGATGTATCTGTTAAGGCCTGAAATATTCAAATGGAAGGATCTTCAGGTGGATATAGACGTATCTGAAGGCCCTCACAGAGGAAGAACTGCTGCTGATAACAGGGAATGGATGCGATATGACAGACCGAATACCAGGGTACTCCTTCACGTTGACAGGGAGGAGTTCATGAAGATATTGAGAAAGGCATTTGAGAAGC
This region includes:
- a CDS encoding nucleoside hydrolase; this encodes MEKRDIIIDCDPGHDDVMALLLALANQDELNILGVTTVAGNQTLEKVTYNLRRLYAYLGMRTPAASGASKPIIRKLQLGDDVHGVTGLDGWEFPEPDFQLDSTNAVTFMRDKIMAAKGKVTLVPVGPLTNIGLLLSVFPEVKDKIELISLMGGSIYAGNRTPHAEFNIFVDPEAAKVVFDSGIPIVMSGLEVTHEAAITDSEIQELRESDGRVSKMCGELLYFYTRYHSREGYSSYPLHDVCSVMYLLRPEIFKWKDLQVDIDVSEGPHRGRTAADNREWMRYDRPNTRVLLHVDREEFMKILRKAFEKLDELTA